The Comamonas piscis region ATCGACAAGCCTGAAGATCTGGCCGGCAAGCGCTTTGGCGTGCCCAGCCGGGTCAACGACCTGATCGACTTCCACCGCGCGACTGCCCTCAAGGGCCTGGTCTCGGGCCTGTCCCTGGTGGGCCTGCAGCACAGCGATGTGCAGCTGGTCGATCTGGTGATCGAGGAGTCGGTGATCCAGCAGCATGGCACGCCCAGCTTGTTTGGCCTGCGCCGCCGCCACCCGTATTTCCGCGAGGCCGAGGCCTTGGTGCGCGGCGAGGTCGATGCGATCTTTGTCAAAGGCGCCGAGGGCCTCTTGGTAGCCAATTTGATAGGCGCACAGCTAGTCAGCGAGTTTGGCCGCCACCCCGACCCGCGCGTGCGCATCAACAATGGCACACCGCGCACCCTGACGGTGGACGCCGCACTGGCCGAGCAGCGCCCGGACCTGGTGCTGGCGCTGCTGCGCGTGGTGCAGCGCGCCGGCCGTTGGGCCGAGGCCCATCCCGACGAGACCCTGCGCTTTGTGGCCCGCGAGATCGCCACCAGCGAAGAGGCCATCCTGGCCTCCAACGGCGCAGACCTGCACCATCACCTGGGCATCAGCCTGGAGCCGGAGCTGGTCGATGCGATCGGCTACTTCAAGGACTTCTTGCTGGAGTGGGGCTTTCTGCCGGCCGATTTCTCGGTCGCCGACTGGGTGGATGCCCGGCCGCTGAACCGCCTGCTGGCTGAGAATGCAGCGCCGCAAACCGCTGCCGAGCCCGAGGCGCTGCGGGCATGAGTGCGAACCAACATCCCCGCGTGCTGGTCTGCGGCGCCAGCGGGCGCCTGGGCCAGCTGCTGGTGCCGCGCCTGCTGGCGCGCCAAGCGCGGCCAAGGGTGTTTGTGCGCCAGGCCTCCACTGCGCAGGCGCTCTGGGGCGATTCCGTCGAAGTAGCGCAGGGCAGCTTTGAGGACGCTGCGACCTTGGGCCAGGCCCTGGTCGGCATAGACCGGCTGTTCCTGCTCTCTCCGATCACCCCGGCGCTGGCCGAGCAGCAACTACGTGTGGTCGAAGCCGCGCGCGCAGCGGGTGTGCAGCACATCGTCAAGCTCTCCGGCTCGGACTGGACCATTGACCCGCCTGGCCGGTCGCTGTCCGGCGATGCCCATGGCCGTATCGAGGAAGGCCTGCAGGCCAGTGGCATCTCCCATGTGGTGCTGCGCCCCAATGCCTGGATGCAGGTGGGCCTGTCGCGCATCGCGTCTGATCTGCGCAGCGGCGATGTGCTCCGATCCCAGCACATCGGCGCTGGCGTGTCCTACATCGATGCCCGTGACATCGCCGATGTTGCAGTAGAGGCGCTGCTAAACCCCGAGGCCGCCCAACAGCGCCTGGGCGCACCGGGCCCCTGGGTGCTGACCGGCAACCTGGCACTGCGCCCGCAAAAACTGGCCGAGATCGCATCCCGCCTGCTGGGCCGGCCCATCACCGCCGCCCCGCCTGTGGCAGCCCCCGCCGTCGACCCGTTTATCGCGCAGGTGCATGGCGAGTTTTTTGCGCTGATGCGCGCGGGGCATGCGGCTGCGGTGAC contains the following coding sequences:
- a CDS encoding ABC transporter substrate-binding protein, whose amino-acid sequence is MTSPSETSNVPGQQPSSLWYTRCPVPSPLGIAAQQGWLQEAFAALGIGVESIFDSKDRKVRESHFDHSLPWSFRQGGNIPPIWARAKGRDTRLVAITWTDEFQALVTLPGRGIDKPEDLAGKRFGVPSRVNDLIDFHRATALKGLVSGLSLVGLQHSDVQLVDLVIEESVIQQHGTPSLFGLRRRHPYFREAEALVRGEVDAIFVKGAEGLLVANLIGAQLVSEFGRHPDPRVRINNGTPRTLTVDAALAEQRPDLVLALLRVVQRAGRWAEAHPDETLRFVAREIATSEEAILASNGADLHHHLGISLEPELVDAIGYFKDFLLEWGFLPADFSVADWVDARPLNRLLAENAAPQTAAEPEALRA
- a CDS encoding NAD(P)H-binding protein, with the translated sequence MSANQHPRVLVCGASGRLGQLLVPRLLARQARPRVFVRQASTAQALWGDSVEVAQGSFEDAATLGQALVGIDRLFLLSPITPALAEQQLRVVEAARAAGVQHIVKLSGSDWTIDPPGRSLSGDAHGRIEEGLQASGISHVVLRPNAWMQVGLSRIASDLRSGDVLRSQHIGAGVSYIDARDIADVAVEALLNPEAAQQRLGAPGPWVLTGNLALRPQKLAEIASRLLGRPITAAPPVAAPAVDPFIAQVHGEFFALMRAGHAAAVTATVRQVLGRDARTVEGFLGEELGALAVAA